A single Orcinus orca chromosome 2, mOrcOrc1.1, whole genome shotgun sequence DNA region contains:
- the ANKRD34C gene encoding ankyrin repeat domain-containing protein 34C, which yields MMDDNTELRTDGNSLLKAVWLGRLRLTRLLLEGGAYINESNDKGETALMVACITKHVDQQSISKSKMVKYLLDNRADPNIQDKSGKTALIHACIRRAGGEVVSLLLENGADPSLEDRTGASALVYAINADDQDALKHLLDACKAKGKEVIIITTDKSSSGTKTTKQYLNVPPSPKEEDRQSPPLCASPSGIELKAPGLGSPPSEKEDDFFSLQSGHPGGCNTSKAPNDPGSLTRKVGNLKRARLPQLKRLQSEPWGLTAPSVLAASMRQDESHGAGADSEVIKSISDMSFPKRGPLSRTNSTDGKDPSLFLTVTEQVLKIPASSAPASWKAAYEKSQPPHPRLARRGTLPIDQEKGGIGPSGPSALKDAASLKRLENDLYDLDLQPGADPPNSISLESGKGPLDWKKLNNSHLSHFQGSREALDAASCTSPSSARHRPPHLLERRGSGTLLLDRISQTRPGFLPPLNVNLNPPIPDIRSSSKPSSPLASGLKSMVPVAPSSPKRVDLRSKRKLLRRHSMQVEQMKQLSDFEEIMT from the coding sequence ATGATGGATGACAACACCGAATTAAGGACGGATGGAAACTCACTTTTAAAGGCCGTGTGGCTGGGGAGGCTCAGGCTGACCAGACTCCTCCTGGAAGGGGGTGCTTATATCAACGAAAGCAACGACAAAGGCGAAACGGCTCTCATGGTGGCATGTATCACCAAACATGTGGACCAGCAGAGCATCAGCAAGTCCAAGATGGTGAAGTATCTGCTGGACAACAGGGCAGACCCCAATATTCAGGATAAGTCGGGCAAGACCGCCCTCATCCATGCTTGCATCAGAAGAGCTGGGGGAGAAGTGGTCTCCTTGCTACTGGAGAATGGAGCAGACCCCAGCCTCGAGGATCGCACAGGGGCTTCAGCTCTGGTTTACGCAATAAATGCAGATGACCAGGATGCATTGAAACATCTCCTGGATGCCTGCAAAGCCAAAGGCAAGGAGGTGATTATTATAACAACGGATAAATCGTCTTCGGGCACCAAAACCACCAAACAGTATCTTAATGTCCCTCCTTCACCCAAAGAGGAAGACAGACAGTCACCTCCACTGTGTGCATCTCCCTCGGGTATTGAACTGAAGGCTCCAGGCCTGGGCTCTCCACCCAGTGAGAAGGAAGATGACTTCTTTAGCCTCCAGTCAGGGCATCCAGGTGGTTGCAACACCTCCAAGGCTCCTAATGATCCTGGGTCACTCACTAGGAAGGTCGGGAACCTCAAAAGGGCCCGTTTGCCTCAACTGAAGAGGCTCCAATCTGAGCCCTGGGGCCTGACTGCGCCCTCCGTGTTGGCCGCCTCTATGCGCCAGGATGAGAGCCATGGCGCAGGTGCAGACAGCGAGGTCATCAAGAGCATCAGTGACATGTCCTTCCCCAAAAGGGGCCCCCTTTCCAGAACCAACAGTACTGATGGCAAAGACCCCAGCCTCTTCCTCACGGTCACGGAGCAGGTTCTGAAGATTCCAGCCTCTTCGGCACCAGCCTCGTGGAAGGCAGCCTACGAGAAAAGTCAGCCTCCCCACCCACGTCTGGCCAGAAGAGGAACTCTCCCTATTGACCAAGAGAAGGGTGGCATTGGCCCGTCAGGCCCCTCTGCTCTCAAAGATGCAGCGTCCCTCAAACGGCTGGAAAATGACCTCTATGATTTAGATTTACAGCCGGGGGCCGATCCGCCCAACTCCATCTCCCTTGAATCAGGCAAAGGACCCTTAGATTGGAAGAAGCTCAACAACTCCCACTTGTCTCATTTCCAGGGCTCCAGGGAGGCCCTGGATGCTGCGTCCTGCACATCTCCCAGCTCAGCGCGCCACAGGCCACCCCATCTTCTAGAAAGACGGGGTTCCGGAACTCTGCTACTAGACCGaatttcccagaccaggcctggcTTCCTTCCGCCTTTAAATGTAAATCTGAACCCACCTATCCCGGATATTAGATCGAGCAGCAAACCTTCCTCTCCACTTGCTAGTGGCTTAAAATCCATGGTACCTGTTGCTCCAAGTTCACCAAAGAGAGTTGACTTGAGAAGTAAAAGGAAGCTCCTCAGAAGGCACTCTATGCAAGTTGAACAGATGAAGCAGCTGTCTGACTTTGAAGAAATCATGACCTAG